From Streptomonospora salina, the proteins below share one genomic window:
- a CDS encoding ATP-dependent helicase, which translates to MRRVHAETPPPILDENQRRVVSHAGGPLLVLAGPGTGKTTTIVEAVVDRIDNRGVDPARILVLTFSRKAAQELRERITARLRRTTREPLALTFHSYAYALIRREFGRLGDHPPRLLSGPEQLMEVRELLAGEAADGADMWPERLRPALHTRGFAEELRDFLMRAQERGIDSADLDRLGREHRRDDWVAVGDFLDRYTGRFDVAPAPTFNYAELVRVAANLLDDPEVQARERAAREVVFVDEYQDTDPAQEELLHALAGEGRDLVAVGDPDQSVYGFRGADVRNILEFPQRFPGFGGGPAPVVALRTCRRSGSGLLDASRGVARRLPAAPAAGGGSVNAHRALVPADSAPEGTAQVLMAESTAQEAAVVADVLRRAHLIDGVAWSQMAVLVRSASRQMPTLRRALSAAGVPVAVGGDEMPLAVEPVVRAMLLLLRCALRPATIDEAAAHDLLTSQFGEADTVRLRRLARALRRLDLDYRAARRRSGEDDAGDDEAAGSAQATEAAEAADAASPDPSDEAPHGHARGNRPSSALIADALRDPRELTLVDPDVAAPAQRIAGYLRLIRDRAAGGGSAEDVLWEIWQASGLSDRLLRASQAGGRRGAAADRDLDAVVALFESAARYCDRLPPGLPLGFLEDLEAQEIPADSLAERAPEGEAVRILTAHRAKGLEWELTVVAGVQEGDWPDLRLRGSLLGVEQLVDSAAGFGASAAEDGPAATGAAGAAAASKLLDEERRLFYVACTRARRTLVVTAVGGDDTEERPSRFLAELGLGEPERVSTGRRWLSLPALVADLRSVVTDPQRSEPVRRASAAHLARLADEGVRGADPAEWYALTPVSDDRPLVEDTDDGGIRVSPSQVERFTTCELRWLLENAAGASSMEVTSALGSIVHAVAVLVADGAGMEDIRRRMDDIWSELDFGGPWFAGKERERADEMVRKLIAWHESGERELVVTEEGFKVDIGGIEITGRVDRLEKDDQGRAVVVDVKTGNSKPKDTDLARHPQLGVYQLAVLKSAFSQLGLAEPGGAELVQVGTRAAYTHRARTQAQAPLGEDPDPQWSQDLVRGVAEGMSGARFQAMRNEFCDSCAVRSSCPAHDEGKRV; encoded by the coding sequence GTGCGGCGCGTGCATGCCGAAACGCCGCCGCCGATCCTGGACGAGAACCAGCGCCGAGTCGTCTCCCACGCGGGCGGCCCGCTGCTCGTGCTGGCCGGACCGGGTACGGGAAAGACCACCACCATCGTCGAGGCCGTGGTCGACCGCATCGACAACCGCGGCGTCGACCCCGCCCGGATCCTCGTGCTCACCTTCAGCCGGAAAGCCGCCCAGGAACTGCGCGAACGCATCACCGCGCGCCTGCGCCGCACCACGCGCGAGCCGCTGGCGCTGACGTTCCACAGCTACGCGTACGCGCTGATCCGGCGCGAGTTCGGGCGCCTGGGCGACCACCCGCCACGGCTGCTCTCCGGGCCGGAGCAGCTCATGGAGGTCCGCGAACTGCTCGCCGGCGAAGCCGCCGACGGCGCCGACATGTGGCCCGAGCGGCTGCGGCCCGCCTTGCACACCCGCGGGTTCGCCGAAGAGCTGCGCGACTTCCTGATGCGCGCCCAGGAGCGCGGCATCGACTCCGCCGACCTGGACCGCCTCGGCCGCGAGCACCGGCGCGACGACTGGGTCGCCGTCGGCGACTTCCTGGACCGCTACACCGGCCGCTTCGACGTGGCGCCGGCGCCGACCTTCAACTACGCCGAACTCGTACGCGTAGCGGCCAACCTGCTCGACGACCCCGAGGTCCAGGCGCGCGAGCGCGCCGCCCGCGAGGTCGTCTTCGTCGACGAATACCAGGACACCGACCCCGCCCAGGAGGAGCTGCTGCACGCCCTCGCCGGCGAGGGCCGCGACCTCGTGGCGGTCGGCGACCCCGACCAGTCCGTCTACGGCTTCCGCGGCGCCGACGTGCGCAACATCCTGGAGTTCCCGCAGCGCTTCCCCGGGTTCGGCGGCGGCCCCGCGCCCGTGGTGGCGCTGCGCACCTGCCGGCGCAGCGGCAGCGGCCTGCTCGACGCCTCGCGCGGGGTGGCCCGCCGGCTGCCCGCCGCGCCCGCGGCCGGCGGCGGATCGGTGAACGCCCACCGGGCGCTGGTGCCCGCCGACTCCGCGCCCGAGGGCACGGCGCAGGTGCTGATGGCCGAAAGCACCGCACAGGAGGCAGCCGTCGTCGCCGACGTCCTGCGCCGCGCCCACTTGATCGACGGTGTGGCGTGGTCGCAGATGGCGGTTCTGGTGCGTTCGGCCTCCCGGCAGATGCCGACGCTGCGCCGCGCGTTGTCGGCCGCCGGCGTACCCGTGGCGGTGGGCGGAGACGAGATGCCGCTGGCCGTGGAACCGGTCGTGCGTGCGATGCTGCTGCTCCTCCGCTGCGCACTGCGGCCCGCGACCATCGACGAAGCCGCCGCGCACGACCTGCTCACCAGCCAGTTCGGCGAGGCCGACACCGTCCGGCTGCGCCGCCTCGCCCGCGCGCTGCGCCGCCTGGACCTGGACTATCGCGCCGCCCGCCGCCGCTCCGGCGAGGACGACGCGGGGGACGACGAGGCCGCCGGCTCCGCCCAGGCCACCGAGGCGGCCGAGGCGGCCGACGCGGCTTCCCCCGATCCCTCCGACGAGGCGCCGCACGGCCATGCGCGCGGCAACCGCCCCTCCTCCGCGCTGATCGCCGACGCACTGCGCGACCCGCGCGAACTGACCCTGGTCGACCCCGACGTCGCCGCCCCGGCCCAGCGCATCGCCGGCTACCTGCGGCTGATCCGCGACCGCGCCGCGGGCGGAGGCTCGGCCGAGGACGTGCTGTGGGAGATCTGGCAGGCCAGCGGCCTGTCCGACCGTCTGCTGCGCGCGAGCCAGGCCGGCGGGCGGCGCGGCGCCGCGGCCGACCGCGACCTCGACGCCGTCGTCGCCCTGTTCGAGAGCGCCGCGCGCTACTGCGACCGGTTGCCGCCCGGACTGCCGCTGGGTTTCCTGGAGGACCTCGAAGCCCAGGAGATCCCGGCCGACAGCCTCGCCGAACGCGCGCCCGAAGGCGAGGCCGTACGCATCCTCACCGCGCACCGCGCCAAAGGGCTGGAGTGGGAGCTGACCGTGGTCGCCGGGGTCCAGGAGGGCGACTGGCCCGATCTGCGGCTGCGCGGGTCGCTGCTGGGCGTCGAGCAGCTCGTGGACTCCGCCGCCGGCTTCGGTGCCTCCGCCGCCGAGGACGGTCCCGCCGCGACGGGTGCCGCCGGCGCGGCCGCCGCATCGAAGCTGCTCGACGAGGAGCGGCGGCTGTTCTACGTGGCCTGCACCCGCGCTCGCCGCACCCTGGTCGTCACGGCGGTGGGCGGCGACGACACCGAGGAGCGCCCGTCGCGCTTCCTCGCCGAACTCGGCCTCGGCGAGCCCGAGCGCGTCAGCACCGGGCGCCGCTGGCTGTCGCTGCCTGCACTGGTGGCCGACCTGCGCTCGGTGGTCACCGACCCCCAGCGCTCCGAACCGGTGCGCCGCGCCTCGGCCGCCCACCTCGCGCGCCTCGCCGACGAAGGCGTGCGCGGCGCCGACCCCGCCGAGTGGTACGCCCTCACGCCCGTCTCCGACGACCGCCCCCTGGTCGAGGACACCGACGACGGCGGCATCCGCGTATCGCCCTCCCAGGTCGAACGGTTCACCACCTGCGAGCTGCGCTGGCTCTTGGAGAACGCCGCCGGCGCCTCCTCGATGGAGGTCACCTCCGCGCTGGGGAGTATCGTGCACGCCGTCGCCGTACTCGTCGCCGACGGCGCGGGGATGGAGGACATCCGGCGCCGCATGGACGACATCTGGTCCGAACTGGACTTCGGCGGCCCGTGGTTCGCCGGCAAGGAGCGCGAGCGCGCCGACGAGATGGTGCGCAAGCTCATCGCCTGGCACGAGTCCGGCGAGCGCGAACTCGTGGTGACCGAGGAGGGGTTCAAGGTCGACATCGGGGGCATCGAGATCACCGGGCGCGTCGACCGGCTGGAGAAAGACGACCAGGGCCGCGCCGTGGTCGTCGACGTCAAGACCGGAAACAGCAAACCCAAGGACACCGACCTTGCGCGCCACCCGCAACTGGGCGTCTACCAGCTGGCGGTGCTCAAGTCGGCCTTCTCCCAGCTCGGGCTGGCCGAGCCCGGCGGGGCCGAACTGGTCCAGGTCGGAACCCGGGCCGCCTACACGCACCGGGCCCGCACCCAGGCGCAGGCCCCGCTCGGCGAGGACCCCGACCCGCAGTGGTCGCAGGACCTGGTGCGCGGCGTGGCCGAGGGGATGTCGGGGGCACGCTTCCAGGCGATGCGCAACGAGTTCTGCGACTCCTGCGCCGTGCGCTCCAGCTGCCCCGCGCACGACGAGGGGAAGCGCGTGTGA
- a CDS encoding resuscitation-promoting factor: MPGASAAPSGGQRTHGGRGGRLRRFSFPRLRLPRSRGAVVGAAAAVLLLVGGGTAFAMDQRITLSVDGERSTVHTYGATVQDVLDSAGVALGEHDAVAPSLDTELGQGDSVLVRSGRELTLTVDDESTTHWVTALTVEEALHQVGRNPDSLQLSVDPDEAVPEAGLEVEAAAARRVVVLRDRVRIETATTAGTVAEVLEDNGITVGEHDTVEPEPGTEPTDGMVVDVTQLLTEPQTEEVPIEAEVEERENPDLPEGEEEVVQEPEDGVKKVTTATIMEEGVETEHVLEEKVVEEPVEGITEIGTKEPEPVGDSSAEASSLNWSGLAECESGGDPTAVNSAGGYYGLYQFSMATWQSAGGSGSPAEASASEQTMRAQKLYDMVDGNWQSQWPECGVHLFD; this comes from the coding sequence ATGCCCGGCGCGTCCGCAGCGCCCTCCGGCGGCCAGAGGACGCACGGCGGACGCGGCGGGCGCCTCCGCCGGTTCTCGTTCCCCCGCCTGCGGCTGCCGCGCTCGCGCGGTGCGGTGGTCGGTGCGGCCGCCGCGGTGCTGCTCCTGGTCGGCGGCGGTACCGCGTTCGCGATGGACCAGCGCATCACGCTCAGCGTCGACGGCGAGCGCAGCACCGTGCACACCTACGGCGCGACCGTGCAGGACGTGCTCGATTCGGCGGGAGTCGCGCTGGGTGAGCACGACGCCGTCGCCCCGTCGCTGGACACCGAGCTGGGCCAGGGCGACAGCGTGCTGGTGCGCTCCGGGCGCGAACTGACCCTGACCGTCGACGACGAGTCCACGACGCACTGGGTCACCGCGCTGACCGTGGAGGAAGCGCTGCACCAGGTCGGCCGGAACCCCGACTCGCTGCAGCTGTCGGTCGACCCCGACGAAGCGGTCCCCGAGGCCGGGCTGGAGGTCGAAGCCGCGGCCGCACGCCGGGTCGTCGTCCTGCGCGACCGCGTCCGCATCGAGACCGCCACCACCGCCGGCACCGTCGCCGAGGTCCTTGAGGACAACGGCATCACCGTGGGCGAGCACGACACCGTCGAGCCCGAGCCGGGCACCGAACCCACCGACGGAATGGTCGTCGACGTCACCCAGCTGCTCACCGAGCCCCAGACCGAAGAGGTCCCGATCGAGGCCGAGGTCGAGGAGCGGGAGAACCCCGACCTGCCCGAGGGCGAAGAAGAAGTGGTGCAGGAGCCCGAGGACGGCGTCAAGAAGGTCACCACCGCCACGATCATGGAGGAGGGCGTCGAGACCGAGCACGTCCTCGAGGAGAAGGTCGTCGAGGAGCCGGTCGAGGGCATCACGGAGATCGGCACGAAGGAGCCCGAGCCCGTGGGCGACTCCTCCGCCGAAGCCTCCAGCCTCAACTGGTCCGGGCTGGCCGAGTGCGAATCGGGCGGCGACCCCACCGCGGTCAACTCGGCCGGGGGCTACTACGGGCTCTACCAGTTCTCCATGGCCACCTGGCAGTCCGCCGGCGGTTCCGGAAGCCCGGCCGAAGCCAGCGCCAGTGAGCAGACCATGCGGGCCCAGAAGCTCTACGACATGGTCGACGGCAACTGGCAGAGCCAGTGGCCCGAATGCGGCGTGCACCTGTTCGACTAG